The Pseudomonas sp. R4-35-07 nucleotide sequence CTGACCTACGGCGGCAAGTCCTGGATTGCCATGAATGGCATGATGAACGAGCTGTCCGAAGACATGGCCAAGGGTAACGGCGAAGCGCTGACTACCTACGCCGTGGTACTGGGCGTGGCGCCGGAAGATCGCGAGCACTTCGCGGCCGTGACCCACGAGCACTTCCAGCAGATCTTCAGCAAGGCTGACGTGACCGCTGACGACGTGCACAACAACACCATTGCCGTACTGAAAAGTGATGCCCGTCTGGCGAAATACGCTACCCAGGCTTAAGCTCGACCCACCCGCGCCTTTCGAGGCGCGGGTTTTGTTTTTTCGACCTGCCCCCCTTGGGTCTTTTTTTCAGTCCGACTTAAGTAGCCCCCATGCTCAAACGCCTCGCTTGCCTGGCTTTCTTCGCCTGCGCCCCGCTGCATGCGGCACCGCACCTCGACGATCAACGTTTGCAGCAACTGGCCAATGACCCGTTCTGGCTATCCCTGGGCCATTACGAAGCTGGCAAGATCAGCGGCTGGCGCAGCTATGTCAGCGACAAGAAGTTCTTCCTTGCCGCTGACGGTGCGCACCATCCGGATGCCGAACTCAAGGCTACCGTGGATGCGTTGTATGCACCGGCCAGCCTGGGTGAAAAGCACGTTCAATGCGTTTACCCCGCACGCACCCGCTGGCTCAAGGACCAGTTGCAACTGACCGACCTGCCGGCCGTGGACTGCAAGGAATTCAAACAATGGTTCACGGACGTCGCGCCCCACAGCGCGGTGATGATTTTCCCGGCGGCGTACCTCAACAGCCCGTCGTCGATGTTCGGCCACACCCTGCTGCGCATCGACCAGGCGGACGTGCAAAGTAACAACACCGCCCTGCTCAGCTACGCGATCAACTTCGGCGCCTATATCGAAGGCTCGGACAACAGCATTCTGTATGCCTGGAAAGGCCTGATGGGCGGCTATCCCGGCCTGTTCGCGCTGGTGCCCTACCAGGAAAAACTCTCCGAATACCGCAGCCTGGAAAACCGTGACCTGTGGGAATACCGCCTGAACCTCACCGAAGTCGAGACCAAGCGCATGGTCGAGCATGTGTGGGAACTCAAGCAGATCCAGTTCGACTACTTTTTCTTCGATGAAAACTGCTCCTATCGCTTGCTGGAACTGCTGCAAGTAGCGCGCCCCGGCCTTCGCCTGACCGAGCAGTTCCCGCTGACGGCGATCCCCACCGACACCGTCAAAGCGGTCAAGGAGGCGGGCCTGGTGGAAAAGATCGACTATCGCCCCTCCCGTGAACGCGAACTGCTGGAACGTGCCAAACCGCTGGACGGCGATGAGCAACAGTGGGCGCTCACCATCAGCGATGACCAGCAGCAATTGCAGGCGCCGGCCTTCAAAGCCCTGCCCCGCGAGCGCCAGGCGCTGATCATCGATGCCGCCTATCGCCTCGGCCGCTACCGCGCCAACGGCCTGGAGCGCGACACTGCACGCTCTCAGCGCAGCTTCGAACTGCTGCGTGCGATCAACCAGAACCCTGCGCCCGACCTGAAGATCACCCCACCCGGCCTGCCCGAGAACGGCCACGAATCGCGCACCTGGCAGGCCGGCATCGGCACCCGTGGCGACAAAGCCTTCGGCGAATACGGCCTGCGCATGGCCTATCACGACCTCAACGACAACGCCGAAGGCTTTCCCTTGGGCGCACAAATCGAAATCCTGCAGATGAAACTGCGACAGTACGAAGGCAATCACTGGCAATTGCAGCAACTGGACCTGGCCACCATCCGCTCCCTGACCCCACGCAACGCCCTGCTGCAACCCTGGTCATGGCAAGTCACCGGCGGCCTGGAGCGCGTACCGGGTAAACACGACGACGAAACCCTGGTCGCCCACGTCAACGGCGGCGCGGGCGGCACCTGGCAGTTGAGCGACGACATGCTCGGCTTCGCCCTCGGCACGGTGCGCGTGGAACACAACAATGACTTCAGCGAAGCCATCTCCCCCGCTGCCGGCTTCAACACCGGCCTATTGTGGAAGAACCCGCTGGGCAACCTGAGCCTGGAAGCCAAGGGCGATTTCTTCACCAATGGCGAAGTGCGGCGCAGCATCAGCCTCAACCAGCAATGGGAACTGTCACGCAACCTGGGCCTGCGCCTGAGCGCCCAGCGCGAGTACAGCCACTTGTCGACACCGGTGAATGAAGTGATGCTCGAAGTGAAGTGGTACCACTACTGATTCATACCCCCTCCCACACTTATTTGTGCATGAACAAAATTTGCCGGAGAAGATCGTTCCCACGCTCCCGCGTGGGAATGCAGCCCGTGACGCTCCGCGTCACCTGTGCGCAGTAATCCAAACGTGCAGCGGTTGGCGGGACGCGGAGCGACCCAGGAGGCATTCCCACGCAGAGCGTGGGAACGATCATTTTGCACAACCCACATCCCGCCGACTCCCCTTTCACACACATCTGACAAATCCCTGACTAGACTTCCCCCTATCAGCCGTAAATCGGCCAGGGAGTACGCCATGTGGCGGTCTGCGCTAATGCTGTCTGTGGTGGTGTGGTTGTCGGGCTGCCAGACAACCCATCAGGATTTGCTGGCCAAGGGTTATCCCCCGGCCTTTGCCGATGGCTTCGACGACGGTTGCAGCAGCGGTCGCCAGGCCGCTGGGGTGATTACCGGGGAGTTTCGCAAGAACGTGCCCCGCTATCTGAAAGACCGGCAGTACGCCGAAGGCTGGGAAGACGGTTTCCGCCAGTGCAAGGCCATGCGCGAGAACGAGGAGCTGCGGGACTACCAGGACAACCGCAGGGACGACCGCGAGCACGAATGGCAGCAGGAGAAGGATCGCGATGCGGCCAAGGCTTATCGCTCGCAATAGCGCGCCGCGTTAGAAGCGAACGCGGAGCGTCCTGGGCGCCATTCCCGCGCAGAGCGTGGGAACGATCGAGCGGCGAACATGGCCCAAGCTCCATTGAGGGAGAACATCATGAGCCGAGCTTTTGTAAATGAAGACAATGCCGCCGCCCAGGCTGATCAGCCGGTGGAGCGCCAGGTCAGTGCCCAACCCAATCGCTTGACCGCGCAGGGATTGGAGCAGTTG carries:
- a CDS encoding DUF3015 domain-containing protein, whose product is MKRILLGTLFTVVSLNAMAEAPGGPNCGWGNMLFEGQRGTPAHFLASTTNGTSGNATFGMTSGTNGCSTNSSLTYGGKSWIAMNGMMNELSEDMAKGNGEALTTYAVVLGVAPEDREHFAAVTHEHFQQIFSKADVTADDVHNNTIAVLKSDARLAKYATQA
- a CDS encoding DUF4105 domain-containing protein is translated as MLKRLACLAFFACAPLHAAPHLDDQRLQQLANDPFWLSLGHYEAGKISGWRSYVSDKKFFLAADGAHHPDAELKATVDALYAPASLGEKHVQCVYPARTRWLKDQLQLTDLPAVDCKEFKQWFTDVAPHSAVMIFPAAYLNSPSSMFGHTLLRIDQADVQSNNTALLSYAINFGAYIEGSDNSILYAWKGLMGGYPGLFALVPYQEKLSEYRSLENRDLWEYRLNLTEVETKRMVEHVWELKQIQFDYFFFDENCSYRLLELLQVARPGLRLTEQFPLTAIPTDTVKAVKEAGLVEKIDYRPSRERELLERAKPLDGDEQQWALTISDDQQQLQAPAFKALPRERQALIIDAAYRLGRYRANGLERDTARSQRSFELLRAINQNPAPDLKITPPGLPENGHESRTWQAGIGTRGDKAFGEYGLRMAYHDLNDNAEGFPLGAQIEILQMKLRQYEGNHWQLQQLDLATIRSLTPRNALLQPWSWQVTGGLERVPGKHDDETLVAHVNGGAGGTWQLSDDMLGFALGTVRVEHNNDFSEAISPAAGFNTGLLWKNPLGNLSLEAKGDFFTNGEVRRSISLNQQWELSRNLGLRLSAQREYSHLSTPVNEVMLEVKWYHY